Within the Seriola aureovittata isolate HTS-2021-v1 ecotype China chromosome 24, ASM2101889v1, whole genome shotgun sequence genome, the region ATAACATTAGTCAAAAACAAGTCTTCTTGCTGTTGAAGATGACGGCATTGATTTGTTGGTTTCCTGATTGTTCTCTGGAGTTGTCCATTGTCAGATCTGATTGTTCTTCTGTGTGAGTAATGGTGTTTGGGACCttagaatgaaaacaaaatatttcattttcactcacaCTGTTTCATTACTCAGTCAATATTACATAAACTAATTGTTATGAACAGATTAGGTGAGTTGGAAATTATAAAATCTGATAACATAGAAAGTTGTGACtatggaaagaaaaatattttgcGAGTGCACAAGTGAAGAACGACAATGACATTAGAGTGTTTCATGTATGAATGTTAAAGAATACTGGCAGTATGAAAATGTCTTACACAGGAGCGTCTTTGATTGTTCTTTGTGGCGTCTTGTTCTTCTCAGCGTCGCCTTGAGACCGACTGAAGGATTTAAGAAAAGTCAGAACTGAACAAACCAACATCAGTGATTCATTTCTGGATTTTGTCAGAGGATATGGTTTTAAATGCTCTGTGTAGCTTCTCAGTGTCAATAAGTCATCACCTTAGTAACAAGACAGATACTGAGTCTAAAGCTGAAAATTACCTGTTTCTACATTTGTGTTTGAGCaggatgctgatgatgatgatgaggaagatgatgatgactgtAGCGACACCAACACAGGTCAACACAAGGCTCAAAGTGAAATCTGtgagaaaaatgataaaaatgtgatatgGAGCCCTGAACAttcataaaacaacaacatattaaATGGGAATCATCAATCAATAAGGATCATTATTTGATtatcagtgtgtgagtctgtaGCTGTGGAAGTGTTTCTCACCATCAGCATGTTTGACCTCAGGAATCATCATAAACACCTCTTTGTGACCGGAGAGCACTCGCACCGCACATCCAACCTGTGCGCTGTTGTCACGGAAACCTGACAGCACAGCTGTAGTGGTGACAGTGACTGTACCATCGCTGCTGTGGACACTGACAGTGTTGTAGCGTGAGAAGTGGAGGTGTGGCTGCGTGACATTGAGTGTCAGTGTTGGAGCAGGTCGTCCTGTGGCCGAGCAGGACACAAGTGACTCCTGAGTAGAGTTTGATTCTCTAACATGTAGAATGGGTTcatgcagctctgcagaggaaagaCATTTAACAAACATGACATGAGTTGAGTTGTTCCAGACATGAGCTTCTGATATGATCCTGTTTGTCAGGTTCCAACTGTAATGCAGTCAGGTTCTTACCATAGAGTTGGAGGCAGGTTGTAGCAGCGAGAGCACCGTCAGGGAAGGTGTTAAACAAACAGAGATAGCAGCCTTCATCCTGCTCCATCACCTCTCTAATAACTATGGAGCAGTTCTTCAGTCCAGCATCTTTTATCTCCACTTTCTCTCTAAAATCAGGAGTCACTCTGGGGCCAAATTGTTTGCTGTAGGTGGCGAGATTCTTCTCTCCCTCAGGTAAAACTTTCTGCCATGTGACCTGAAGAACTTCTTTATGTTGCATGAGCTGACAGCTGAGACGAGCGTCTTCTCCCACCGCTGCCACCACAGTCTGCTGTGTCTGTATCACAGCTGTTAGACCTGCAAGGAGGGAATGAAACGACCACAGAGTGAGGCagaaactgtatgtgtgtatctctAACAGGTTGCTACAGATTGACAGTGTGAttcaaagaaatgtaatatatgacatatatggcCCTATATCAAGAGCGATGATGCATGAATGTCACCTAAGGGGATATATTAtaatcacatacagtatatacatccTCTAGATATATGAAGATGTATGTTCATAACCTATAAATATCCATATTAAAATTTGTATGTGTACAAAGGCCAACATTAAAAATATCTGATTAATTCTTATATTTGCATAACATGTTGCAAGCGTATTCGTTAAGAATATAGTTAACTTATATCTGCAAGttcatcaaaacaacatgcatATAAAACTACCTCATACttatgtttttcatattcattttaatgtctttggaatggatatatatttacataacatgtcatacatacataaacagatatttgtatgggctagacatatatgtcaatatatgaaattgttccactTTACATCTACATATATGTCAACTCAATAtctgtacatatattacaaaCAGAATGGAGTCATCTATCTTACCTTCTGAAAGAAGagtcaacacaaaacacacatgtagaacTGCACCGTTCTCCATTGTTGCAGAATAAAAGCGCCAGAAATTCAAAACTGTCCTGGACCAACAAATAAGGTGCAAACAGACAGTCCATTATTTCCGCAGGTGTGTCTCAGTATCAACACAACAATGGAAAAAGTGTCTCTggaacaaatgcacacatgaaTAAGTGACACAAAGCATCAAATCAGTGTGATGTTGAATAAACAGCTGATTATTAAATattacttttcaaaatgttcttttaaCAGCACATGACGCCTAAATGTCCCCTGATCCACCTCGCGCATTGGAGCGATCCGTTCCCACAATTCATTGGGACAATTTTTGAATTTCACAAATCACTTTCGAAAATGTTGAAGCAATATATTCATGAATTAAACAACATAacacataaatatatgaaataaataaacagctgagtTCTGTATTGAAACTAAATCATGCGCAGTCTCAGTGATGGAGTTCTAACCTGCCctgaatgtaaaaacaaatgccTCAATTTGACTAAACCTTCTACCTGACAGGTGACATGATTTAATGTTATCAGAGAGATATTCCTGGATTTATACAATGAAAATTCTACAAATAATGTATTTCTTCTCATATAGATCAGATGATGGTTCAtgaaaaacagttaaaaacaggcGCTGTGGAAGTGGACAAGGTGGATTTTCCATGAAACTGCATCCAGCCTGTTCTGAAGTGAATAAACATTGACCTCCAGTGGCCATGTTGAGCAACTTCAGCAGAAAGTCAGCAGCTGGCACTGAGTCACATCTGGGAATAAATAACATCTGAATTCGACAGGTCCATTATTTTTCTGGTTATAATTGATAGTATCTCTAGAAGACATAATGTCAGTGGCAACAATACTGATGATTAATTACCAATGTCAAATGAAACATACACCTCTAATaagtcaacaaaacatcacactTTCTAAAATCACTGatctttattttgtcagttCTTTTCCAGGttgaaaaatacagtttataaatacatgtaaaaactGCTGTGTGGAGATTTTAATGTAAACTTTCAAGGTTTTGTCAAAGCACTGAGATATGTTGTCTCTCAAGCTTTGATGCAGTTTTGTTGAGGTCACTGTTGAACTCAAATCCTCATTGGttcaacagtgagtcagtccttGTGTTTTACTAAACAGTTAACATCAGTCAAGATGAAGTCTTCTCTCTATTGAAGATGACGATGATGGATTGTCACTTTCTCGATTATTCTCAGTAGGTGTCTCTTTCCTGACCTGATTGTTCTCCTGTGTGACGAGAGGTTTTTGGGTCCttagaacaaaaataaaaaatatttaattttcactCACAATGCTTCATTATTCAGTCgatattaaataaacaaataggtCTAAACAGGTCATGAACAGAGAAGGCCAGTCTTACAgatcagtgtctctgtctgtagTTTGAGGCATCTCACTCATCTCATGGTCTCTGTGTGACAGACTGAAGGATTTAAGAACAGTTACAGGTGGACAAACATTAATTAACTGTCATAGACTCAGACACAGGAATTACACCGGTTTAAAGACGTAcctgttgtgatgtttttgtttaagcaggacagtgatgagcaaagcagcagcagcacaaccaAAGGCCACTAACACAATCCAAGTCCTGACtttgagaggaagaagaagaattgtTGACATCATTCATTCAACAACTATGAAGCAACAACAGATGAAATGAGAGCACTGACTTGAGACCATCTGAACATTAACTTACTGAAGGTTCTGTCATTAGATCCAGATTGAAAAcctggaaaagaaacaaacatgagaATCACACAGTAATtatcagtgtgtgagtctgtaGCTGTGGAAGTGTTTCTCACCATCAGCAGACGTCTGTTTGACCTCAGGAATCATCATAAACACCTCTTTGTGACCGGAGAGCACTCGCACCGCACATCCAACCTGTGCGCTGTTGTCACGGAAACCTGACAGCACAGCTGTAGTGGTGACAGTGACTGTACCATCGCTGCTGTGGACACTGACAGTGTTGTAGCGTGAGAAGTGGAGGTGTGGCTGCGTGACATTGAGTGTCAGTGTTGGAGCAGGTCGTCCTGTGGCCGAGCAGGACACAAGTGACTCCTGAGTAGAGTTTGATTCTCTAACATGTAGAATGGGTTcatgcagctctgcagaggaaagaCATTTAACAAACATGACATGAGTTGAGTTGTTCCAGACATGAGCTTCTGATATGATCCTGTTTGTCAGGTTCCAACTGTAATGCAGTCAGGTTCTTACCATAGAGTTGGAGGCAGGTTGTAGCAGCGAGAGCACCGTCAGGGAAGGTGTTAAACAAACAGAGATAGCAGCCTTCATCCTGCTCCATCACCTCTCTAATAACTATGGAGCAGTTCTTCAGTCCAGCATCTTTTATCTCCACTTTCTCTCTAAAGTCAGGAATCACTCTGGAACCAAAGTGTTTGCTGTAGGTGGCGAGATTCATTCTTTTGGGTAAAGTTGTCTGCCATGTGACCTGACGAACATCTTTATGTTGCATGAGCTGACAGCTGAGACGAGCGTCTTCTcccactgctgccaccacagtCTGCTGTGTCTGTATCACAGCTGTTAGACCTGCAAGGAGGAAATGAAACGACCACAGAGTGAGGCAGAAACTGCGTCTGTATCTGCAGCATCAATAGTTTCATTTGTAATTCAATAAGAAACAAGTTGGTGATGAAATGAGAAATGTTACAAGTGACAAACCTTCAAGTCTATTGTAGTTCAATAACTATAAAACCATGTAACACACAACAGATATTATGTTTCCTACCTTGAAAATAAAACCCCAACACATAAAGGAAGTAGAGGACTGCACTTTTGCCATTGCTGCTTCATGTGCAGCAAGCTTCAAATCAACAGGAAAGATAAGGCAAGTGAAGGGTTGACCATGGTGCCCTGAAGTGGCAGTTTCAAAATAACGTTGAAAAGAAACTGTAAGAAATAAACGGCCACATACCAGCAACAGCGATCTGTAGCTCTGCTCTAGTGTAATGGTTTGTGAGGCTCCTCTTTTATCATAATGTCTTAGTAAAGCTGAAACCAAGAAACTGGGTGGGATCTCAAAATGTGTCAAGTTATTTCATGTCTAATTTCAAGAAAGCACATTTAGACTTTTCCGCCATTTCCTGATCAaccttttttatctttgtttgttCTGATATGAAAACTATTTCCAGCTTTCCAACAATATGAGGGGAAATACAAAGATAACATGAGAACTATCAGATCTGACAGTTATTCAGTGTCTAAGTGTCGTGTGAGTTGTGAAAATGAggctaaaatgtaatttcttatCACCTCCGTCCAAAACTTTATTTCTCGTCTCTGGTTTGAGGTCATGAAGAAGGGTCCACTTCCTCCTTCATCATGGCCTCCGGAGGATCCATCCCACTTCCGCCTCATGAGAGTCTGTTTCAGTGAGACTCAATGATCAGGTACaaatggatgatgatgatgatgatgatgatgatgatgatgatctacATGGTTCAGACTCAATAAAATCGACAACTTACATCATAAAACACCAACACAGCATATTGTGTTCACATAGTGTTACAACAGACTCAACagcaaatgaaataaagagAACTGCGAGAGAAGTGAGGTCAttaaaagtgctttacaaaagaCATTAAGACAAGATGAAATCACACGGCATACAGATATATAGAAGAGAAGAAAGTTCAAAACTTTATGGCaaatataaacagtataaaaacatgatcTTAAACCTGACTACAATCTGTTTTTTTGATTTGGAGATATGAGATTAATATTGTACAGAGCTTTCACTTCTTTTACCAACACGTTCTTTAATGCAGTCTGAATAATGGATGTTAATAGAACAGTCTTTTTGGTGTCAGATCCGATGGTTTCAGGTGGACGCTGTTTGGACGTTTCTTCGTCGACGTCCCCGTCCGTTGCCTCACATGCTCGTTCTCCTGCTTGATTAAAGGTGTTTTGCTCcttcagataaaaacaaaacgagACTCATAATGTTACATCATGTTGCACGTATTTCTATGAAACTACTAAATCAGTCTGCACGACATTTATGTGGATAAACTTCTAGAAATGGCTCCGAAATTCATAGAGAATGAAAGAAgcaaactgaaaagaaaagaaataatcaGTCTGATTATCAGATTAGTGAAGGCAGATTAAATCTCATGCTGAAGAAGtcataaataacaaacatgAACAAGTGATGATTATGAAAATGTCTTACTCAGGAGCGTCTTTGATTGTTCTTTGTGGCGTCTTGTTCTTCTCAGAGTCGCCTTGAGACAGACTGAAAGATTTAAGAAAAGTCAgagatgaacaaacaaacatcagtgaTTCATTTATGGGTTTtgttgtaaaatatgtttttagatGCTGTGTAGTGTAATAAGTCATCACCATAGTAACAAGACAGATACTGAGTCTAAAGCTGAAAATGTACCTGTTTCTACATTTGTGTTTGAGCaggatgctgatgatgatgatgatgatgatgatgatgatgactgcaGCGACACCAACACAGGCCAACACAACGCTCAAAGTGTAATCTgagacaaatgacaaaatgtgataTGGAGCCCTGAACATTCATCAAGCAACTACAGATTAAATGGGAATCATCAATCAATAAGGATCATTATTTGATtatcagtgtgtgagtctgtaGCTGTGGAAGTGTTTCTCACCATCAGCAGACGTCTGTTTGACCTCAGGAATCATCATAAACACCTCTTTGTGACCAGAGAGCACTCGCACCGCACATCCAACCTGTGCGCTGTTGTCACGGAAACCTGACAGCACAGCTGTAGTGGTGACAGTGACTGTACCATTGCTGTTGTGGACACTGACAGTGTTGTAGCGTGAGAAGTGGAGGTGTGGCTGCGTGACATTGAGTGTCAGTGTTGGAGCAGGTCGTCCTGTGGCCGAGCAGGACACAAGTGACTCCTGAGTAGAGTTTGATTCTCTAACATGTAGAATGGGTTcatgcagctctgcagaggaaagacatttaataaacatGACATGAGTTCAGCTGTTACAGTTTCTGCCATGTTACTTTGCATCAAATATGTAAGTTGGTGTATGGGGTGAAAGAAGTCACCTGCAACCGGTGATGTGCACAATGACGCAGGAATGTGTCACTTTTCATGCCACAAAAGGAAGGAATTGCAATAACTGAAGCATTGTGCACCTGTTCAGCTACGAATATGGAAGTAAATACACATGGATGTAAGACGTTTGCCCTTATGGAGGCTGAGGTGAGTTCAGGTTCAGACACTGAATGAAATGCCCTTTTGTGACAGTCTGAGTGATACAAGTGAGTGACTGGATGAgcagattttacacacacaatGCAGAACATATATTTTGTGGCCTAACGTGATGAAATGCAATTTCTTGCACAGAACAAAATTGCGTTTCATGGCATAATGATGGAAAGCAGACAAATAAACCACCATTTGCAGCTGTCACCTCAAGGTGGAGATGAACGTTATGAAACGGGCTAAAGTGTTAATTCACCGGgggaaatatttttgtgttggCATTACAGTCAGGATGTCAGGTTGCAAAATTGTAtatgcacatgcaaacaaacaccaGTACCTACCATACAGCATGAGGCAGGTTCGGCCAGTGAGAGCACCATCGGGGTAAGTGTTAAATAAACAGCGATAACAGCCTTCATCCTGCTCCGTCACCTCTCTGATAATTATGGAGCAGTTTTGCATTCCAACATTTTTGATCTCCAGTTTTCCTTGAAAGCCAGAATTAACCATTTGGCCAAAGTATTTGCTGTAGGTGGCGAGATTCTTCTCCCCCTCAGGTAAAACTTTCTGCCATGTGACCTGAAGAACTTCTTTATGTTGCATGAGCTGACAGCTGAAACAAGCCTCTCCTcccactgctgccaccacagtCTGCTGTGTCTGTATCACAGCTGTTAGACCTGcaaggaggaaatgaaatgacatcAGATGTGGGGCTTAAACTATATAGTTAACTCATATATCCAagattattaaaacaacatgcacataAAACTTCTACATGCTCAtatatgtttttcatattcattttaatgtctttggaatggatatatatttacataacatgtcatacatacaaaaacagatatttgtatgggctagacatatatgtcaatatatgaaattgttccactTTACATCTACATATATGTCAACTCAATAtctgtacatatattacaaaCAGAATGGAGTCATCTA harbors:
- the LOC130165378 gene encoding OX-2 membrane glycoprotein-like, with the translated sequence MENGAVLHVCFVLTLLSEGLTAVIQTQQTVVAAVGEDARLSCQLMQHKEVLQVTWQKVLPEGEKNLATYSKQFGPRVTPDFREKVEIKDAGLKNCSIVIREVMEQDEGCYLCLFNTFPDGALAATTCLQLYELHEPILHVRESNSTQESLVSCSATGRPAPTLTLNVTQPHLHFSRYNTVSVHSSDGTVTVTTTAVLSGFRDNSAQVGCAVRVLSGHKEVFMMIPEVKHADDFTLSLVLTCVGVATVIIIFLIIIISILLKHKCRNSRSQGDAEKNKTPQRTIKDAPVSQTPLLTQKNNQI
- the LOC130165640 gene encoding OX-2 membrane glycoprotein-like, which translates into the protein MRRKWDGSSGGHDEGGSLTAVIQTQQTVVAAVGEDARLSCQLMQHKDVRQVTWQTTLPKRMNLATYSKHFGSRVIPDFREKVEIKDAGLKNCSIVIREVMEQDEGCYLCLFNTFPDGALAATTCLQLYELHEPILHVRESNSTQESLVSCSATGRPAPTLTLNVTQPHLHFSRYNTVSVHSSDGTVTVTTTAVLSGFRDNSAQVGCAVRVLSGHKEVFMMIPEVKQTSADGFQSGSNDRTFIRTWIVLVAFGCAAAALLITVLLKQKHHNSLSHRDHEMSEMPQTTDRDTDLTQKPLVTQENNQVRKETPTENNRESDNPSSSSSIERRLHLD
- the LOC130165377 gene encoding OX-2 membrane glycoprotein-like, coding for MENGAVLHVCFVLTLLSEGLTAVIQTQQTVVAAVGGEACFSCQLMQHKEVLQVTWQKVLPEGEKNLATYSKYFGQMVNSGFQGKLEIKNVGMQNCSIIIREVTEQDEGCYRCLFNTYPDGALTGRTCLMLYELHEPILHVRESNSTQESLVSCSATGRPAPTLTLNVTQPHLHFSRYNTVSVHNSNGTVTVTTTAVLSGFRDNSAQVGCAVRVLSGHKEVFMMIPEVKQTSADDYTLSVVLACVGVAAVIIIIIIIIIISILLKHKCRNSLSQGDSEKNKTPQRTIKDAPESKTPLIKQENEHVRQRTGTSTKKRPNSVHLKPSDLTPKRLFY